One genomic region from Kamptonema formosum PCC 6407 encodes:
- the nuoH gene encoding NADH-quinone oxidoreductase subunit NuoH: MNAGIDLQGSFVQALTNLGLPGDIAKLVWLPLPMLVVILGASVGLLVAVWLERKISAAAQQRIGPEFIGPLGVLAPLADGLKLLFKEDIVPALSDPLLFTLGPMIVVIPVFLSYLIVPFGQNLVIADIGTAVFLWIALGSIQPIGLLMSGYASNNKYALLGGLRAAAQSISYEIPLALSVLAIAMMSNSLSTIDIVQQQSGYGILGWNLWRQPAGFIIFLIAALAECERLPFDLPEAEEELVAGYQTEYTGMKFALYYIASYVNLLLSCLLVAVLYLGGWNCPIPVELLGNLLGVSDTTPWLQVITATLGITMTLLKAYFLLFLAILLRWTLPRVRIDQLLDLGWKFLLPVSLVNLLLTAALKLTFPFAFGG; the protein is encoded by the coding sequence ATGAATGCAGGAATAGACTTACAAGGAAGTTTTGTACAAGCCCTAACCAATTTGGGCTTGCCAGGGGATATCGCCAAACTGGTGTGGCTACCGCTGCCGATGTTAGTAGTGATTCTGGGAGCCTCAGTCGGCTTACTCGTCGCCGTCTGGCTAGAGCGGAAAATCTCGGCCGCTGCCCAACAGCGCATCGGGCCAGAATTTATCGGGCCTCTCGGAGTGCTCGCACCCCTTGCCGATGGTTTGAAACTGCTTTTCAAGGAAGATATCGTCCCCGCATTGTCTGACCCATTGCTGTTTACATTGGGCCCGATGATTGTTGTGATTCCAGTTTTTCTGTCCTACTTAATCGTTCCCTTTGGACAAAATTTGGTAATCGCTGACATAGGGACAGCGGTTTTTCTATGGATTGCCCTGGGTAGCATTCAGCCGATCGGCCTGCTGATGTCGGGCTATGCCTCCAACAATAAATATGCGCTTCTGGGTGGACTCAGAGCCGCTGCTCAGTCGATTAGTTACGAAATTCCTCTGGCATTGTCAGTATTAGCGATCGCAATGATGTCCAATAGCCTGAGTACGATCGATATCGTGCAACAACAATCTGGCTACGGCATTCTCGGCTGGAATCTCTGGCGACAACCTGCCGGTTTTATCATCTTCTTGATAGCAGCACTGGCAGAATGCGAACGCTTACCCTTTGACCTCCCCGAAGCAGAGGAAGAATTGGTCGCAGGATACCAAACTGAATATACAGGCATGAAATTTGCCTTGTATTACATCGCTTCCTATGTCAACCTCCTCCTATCTTGCCTGTTAGTAGCAGTTTTGTATCTGGGCGGTTGGAATTGCCCAATTCCCGTAGAACTGCTGGGAAACTTGCTAGGAGTGAGCGATACAACTCCTTGGTTGCAAGTAATTACAGCAACTCTCGGCATCACGATGACGCTGCTGAAAGCTTACTTCTTGCTGTTTCTGGCAATTCTTTTACGCTGGACGCTCCCACGAGTTCGGATTGACCAATTACTAGACCTGGGCTGGAAGTTTTTATTGCCCGTGTCTCTAGTAAACCTACTGTTGACAGCAGCTTTAAAACTTACCTTCCCCTTTGCATTTGGCGGCTAA
- a CDS encoding citrate synthase, translated as MVVIGDFKPGLEGVPATLSSISYVDGQKGLLEYRGISIEELAAKSSFLETSYLLIWGKLPTKEELAAFEHQIRYHRRVKYRIRDMMKCFPETGHPMDALQASAAALGLFYSRRALPNQEYVREAVVRLLAKIPTMVAAFQLMRKGNDPVQPRDNLDYSANFLYMLNEREPDPLAAYVFDVCLTLHAEHTINASTFSAMVTASTLTDPYAVVASAVGTLAGPLHGGANEEVIDMLEEIGSPENVRAYVEKCVENKHKIMGFGHRVYKVKDPRATILQGLAEQLFEKFGHDKYYDIALKLEEVVEEKLGHKGIYSNVDFYSGLVYRKMGIPTDLFTPVFAIARVAGWLAHWREQLHENRIYRPTQIYTGEHGVPYTPIEKRS; from the coding sequence ATGGTTGTCATCGGCGATTTCAAGCCAGGTTTAGAAGGTGTACCCGCTACCTTGTCCAGCATTAGCTACGTCGATGGACAAAAAGGCTTGCTGGAATATCGGGGAATTAGTATTGAAGAACTCGCAGCCAAAAGTTCGTTTCTGGAAACTTCATATTTATTAATATGGGGGAAATTACCAACAAAAGAAGAACTTGCAGCCTTTGAGCACCAAATTCGGTATCACAGACGAGTCAAATACCGCATCCGGGACATGATGAAATGCTTCCCAGAAACGGGCCATCCAATGGACGCTCTGCAAGCATCCGCAGCCGCCTTGGGCTTATTCTATTCCCGTCGGGCTCTGCCCAATCAAGAATATGTCCGGGAAGCAGTAGTGCGGCTGCTAGCGAAAATTCCCACAATGGTAGCGGCATTCCAGTTAATGCGAAAAGGCAACGATCCCGTACAACCAAGGGATAATTTGGACTACTCCGCCAACTTCCTGTATATGCTCAACGAGCGGGAACCAGATCCCTTGGCCGCTTACGTTTTTGATGTTTGCCTCACCCTCCACGCCGAACATACGATCAATGCGTCTACATTTTCGGCAATGGTGACAGCTTCCACCCTCACAGACCCTTATGCAGTGGTTGCTTCAGCAGTAGGAACTCTAGCGGGGCCGCTGCATGGGGGAGCGAATGAAGAAGTAATTGATATGCTCGAAGAAATTGGCTCTCCAGAAAATGTACGAGCCTATGTAGAAAAGTGTGTGGAAAACAAACACAAAATCATGGGTTTTGGACACCGAGTCTATAAAGTGAAAGACCCCAGAGCAACCATTCTTCAAGGATTAGCAGAACAACTGTTTGAGAAATTTGGCCATGATAAGTATTACGATATTGCTCTGAAATTAGAGGAAGTCGTAGAGGAAAAACTGGGTCACAAAGGAATTTACTCGAATGTAGATTTCTACTCAGGTTTGGTTTACCGAAAAATGGGGATTCCAACGGATTTGTTTACGCCAGTGTTTGCGATCGCACGGGTTGCGGGATGGCTAGCTCACTGGAGAGAACAGCTACACGAAAACCGCATCTATCGACCGACTCAAATCTATACAGGGGAGCATGGAGTTCCTTATACGCCGATTGAAAAACGGAGTTAA
- the sixA gene encoding phosphohistidine phosphatase SixA yields the protein MVNKELYLIRHGIAADREDWPTDEERPLTKEGDRKTKKIAHRLLELGLHFDLILTSPLTRAKATAQILQSVGLSSQIEQSAALAPEGDIQTWLDWYQQWQINGGTNLALIGHQPDLANWAEILLWGESRDALILKKAGIIGLILPQTGSPVSRSQMFWLTPPKFLLGS from the coding sequence GTGGTTAATAAAGAACTTTACCTGATCCGTCATGGCATAGCCGCCGATCGCGAAGATTGGCCCACAGACGAGGAGCGCCCCCTCACCAAAGAAGGCGATCGCAAAACAAAAAAAATAGCCCATCGCCTCCTCGAACTCGGCCTTCACTTCGACCTCATCCTTACCAGCCCCCTGACACGAGCCAAAGCCACAGCCCAAATCCTACAATCAGTCGGTTTAAGTTCCCAAATAGAACAATCCGCCGCCCTAGCCCCCGAAGGAGACATCCAAACCTGGCTAGACTGGTATCAGCAATGGCAAATAAACGGTGGAACTAACCTAGCCCTCATTGGGCACCAGCCAGATTTAGCCAACTGGGCCGAAATATTACTCTGGGGCGAATCGCGCGATGCCCTGATCCTGAAAAAAGCAGGCATCATCGGCCTCATCCTCCCCCAAACAGGCTCCCCAGTAAGTCGTAGCCAAATGTTCTGGCTCACTCCCCCCAAATTCTTACTGGGATCGTAA
- a CDS encoding PP2C family protein-serine/threonine phosphatase, whose protein sequence is MKNFKFIKAKHRGWGLSTKLTAAYSILIVLVAGALTANLYLHLRKAQRHAISDRLLDLVSLAAPQMDSDYHSLVVTYSDQQRPYYQILRQRLQAFQAATKGIKRVYTLRQQPNGNIVYVIDYSPPPNPNATVGETLTKLTPLLKGGLSNISGPMVENTLMQNQAGNAILSGYVPIVDAMGRREGVLAIELDASGVLQSEIQARNAALITFLATLPLAVSIGWWLARRLTSPIAELVAGAEAIAEGQLNQTVKVRSKDEVGILADTFNRMSYQLKESFDTLEAKVVNRTAELAQANQEIIALNNRLKAENIRMSAELEVTRKLQQMILPKAEELSQIPELDIAGFMEPADEVGGDYYDIVRKNGRIKISIGDVTGHGLESGVLMIMVQTALRTLLAHNETDSEKILNTINSTIYENVQRMNSDKHLSLSLLDYERGTLTFSGQHEDIIIVRGGSDGQPLVEIVDTENLGFPIGLEADIARFFGSNKVQLQSGDVVVLYTDGITEAPNLEKRQYGLERLMEVVKQSWQLTADEIRQAVIADLRLHINTEKVYDDITLVVFKQK, encoded by the coding sequence ATGAAAAACTTCAAATTTATCAAAGCCAAACACCGGGGTTGGGGATTAAGCACTAAACTCACCGCCGCCTATTCCATCTTGATTGTACTCGTCGCTGGAGCACTGACAGCAAACCTTTACCTGCACTTGCGGAAAGCCCAACGTCACGCCATAAGCGATCGCCTCCTGGATCTCGTCAGCCTAGCCGCCCCCCAAATGGATAGTGACTACCATTCCCTTGTTGTCACCTACAGCGATCAGCAGCGCCCTTACTATCAGATCCTTCGCCAGCGCCTCCAAGCCTTTCAAGCAGCAACCAAAGGTATCAAACGAGTTTATACCCTCCGCCAGCAGCCCAACGGCAACATCGTCTATGTAATCGATTATTCCCCCCCACCCAACCCGAACGCCACTGTCGGTGAAACCCTTACGAAGTTGACACCTCTGTTGAAAGGTGGTTTGAGCAATATTTCCGGGCCGATGGTAGAAAATACTCTGATGCAAAACCAAGCTGGAAATGCGATCTTATCGGGTTACGTACCGATTGTGGACGCGATGGGGCGGCGGGAAGGCGTACTAGCGATCGAATTGGACGCTTCTGGGGTGCTTCAGAGCGAAATTCAGGCGAGAAACGCGGCTCTGATCACATTTTTGGCAACATTACCATTAGCAGTGAGCATCGGTTGGTGGCTGGCGCGGCGGCTGACTTCGCCGATCGCAGAACTGGTTGCGGGGGCAGAAGCGATCGCCGAAGGACAATTAAATCAGACTGTTAAAGTTCGCAGTAAAGATGAAGTCGGCATTCTCGCTGATACTTTCAACCGCATGAGTTACCAGTTGAAAGAATCTTTTGACACCCTCGAAGCTAAAGTTGTGAACCGTACTGCCGAACTCGCCCAAGCCAATCAAGAAATTATCGCACTTAATAATCGTCTAAAAGCTGAAAATATCCGCATGAGCGCTGAGTTAGAAGTGACGCGGAAACTACAACAAATGATTTTGCCCAAAGCAGAGGAACTCAGTCAAATTCCAGAATTAGATATCGCAGGATTTATGGAACCCGCTGACGAAGTTGGCGGCGACTACTATGACATTGTGCGGAAAAATGGTCGCATCAAAATCAGCATCGGCGATGTCACAGGACACGGTTTGGAAAGCGGAGTGTTAATGATTATGGTACAAACGGCGCTGCGAACATTGCTAGCCCATAATGAAACTGACTCTGAGAAAATTTTAAACACCATAAATTCCACAATTTATGAAAATGTGCAGCGAATGAATTCTGATAAACACTTGAGTCTTTCTTTGCTAGATTACGAGCGGGGAACTCTGACTTTTAGCGGGCAACATGAAGATATAATCATCGTGCGTGGCGGCAGCGATGGTCAGCCGTTAGTGGAGATCGTTGATACAGAAAATTTAGGTTTCCCTATTGGTTTAGAAGCTGACATTGCTCGTTTTTTTGGGTCAAATAAGGTACAACTACAATCAGGAGATGTGGTGGTACTATATACTGATGGTATTACTGAAGCTCCCAATTTGGAAAAAAGGCAATACGGTTTAGAACGCCTAATGGAGGTTGTCAAACAAAGCTGGCAACTTACTGCTGATGAAATTAGGCAAGCCGTCATTGCCGATCTGCGGCTGCATATTAATACAGAAAAAGTTTATGATGACATTACCCTGGTAGTTTTCAAGCAAAAATAG
- a CDS encoding ABC transporter substrate-binding protein translates to MHSQTTNRLQRPKRTRKILIGLVTLWGGIATACQAPPVTENSPQPSITNNSTSSYTSNSTIKNSPVPVTRFDGTTITLVTRDLPPIAEPIKRRVPEFEKLTGAKVNVVMFPFGKLYEEIKQDLSQGTNKYDVLVFAPQWMVDYATSGYLEKLTQRVATDTAIDWNDIAPFFRDFSSTYQGKIVSIPLDGDFQMVYYRTDLLEQANINPPETWEDYLAIAKQFHNRDLNNDNTPDYGSCTSKKSNSQSFSIFWSIVTSFVQSQGTQQGAFFDPDTMKPLVNNEAVAAALDIYKETVKYGPPDELNFDVEHSRSSFIAGRCALTLDWGDIGTLAIAPNSKVKDKVGAVILPGTKKVLDRATGKLIPCDKLTCPFAINDVNHAPYAAFGGWVGAINNAAPPKHKDAGYAFISYLSQPAQANTDVTIGVTGFNPYRTSQFTNREPWLKAGMSFEAASKYLGAIGVSLRSPNIVLDLRIPENNRYQGEVLDQNIADFLAGKITRDEAVEKINNGWEEITNKMGREKQRAAYRASLGLNP, encoded by the coding sequence ATGCACTCTCAAACTACAAACCGTTTACAACGGCCTAAGAGAACTAGAAAAATTTTAATTGGATTAGTTACTCTGTGGGGAGGAATCGCTACCGCCTGTCAAGCACCACCAGTCACAGAAAACAGCCCTCAGCCCTCTATTACTAACAACTCTACTAGCAGCTATACTAGCAATTCTACTATTAAGAATTCTCCGGTTCCTGTCACCCGGTTTGATGGCACAACCATTACCTTAGTAACTCGCGATCTACCGCCGATCGCAGAGCCCATAAAACGACGAGTTCCTGAATTTGAGAAACTCACAGGAGCAAAGGTAAATGTCGTCATGTTTCCCTTTGGGAAATTGTATGAGGAAATCAAGCAGGATTTGAGTCAAGGAACTAACAAATATGATGTCCTTGTCTTCGCGCCTCAATGGATGGTGGACTATGCCACCTCTGGATATTTGGAAAAGTTAACTCAGCGAGTCGCGACTGACACTGCCATTGATTGGAATGACATCGCCCCATTTTTCCGCGACTTCAGTTCGACTTATCAAGGCAAAATTGTCTCCATTCCCCTAGACGGCGACTTTCAGATGGTTTACTACCGGACAGATTTACTGGAACAAGCAAATATCAATCCCCCGGAAACTTGGGAAGACTATCTGGCGATCGCTAAACAGTTTCATAACCGCGACTTGAACAACGATAACACTCCCGATTACGGTTCCTGCACCTCTAAAAAGTCTAACTCCCAATCCTTCTCGATATTTTGGTCTATTGTCACTTCCTTTGTCCAAAGTCAGGGTACTCAGCAAGGCGCATTTTTCGATCCAGACACTATGAAGCCGTTAGTCAATAATGAAGCTGTAGCCGCTGCTCTAGATATCTACAAGGAAACAGTAAAATACGGCCCGCCTGACGAGTTGAATTTTGACGTAGAACACTCTCGTAGTTCCTTTATAGCTGGTCGCTGTGCATTAACTTTAGACTGGGGTGATATTGGCACCTTGGCGATCGCGCCTAACTCCAAAGTCAAAGACAAAGTAGGGGCCGTCATATTACCAGGAACTAAAAAAGTGCTCGATCGCGCCACTGGCAAATTAATACCTTGCGACAAACTTACTTGTCCTTTTGCTATTAACGATGTCAATCACGCTCCTTATGCAGCCTTTGGCGGTTGGGTTGGAGCTATTAACAACGCCGCCCCCCCCAAACACAAAGATGCAGGTTACGCTTTCATATCTTACCTCAGCCAACCAGCCCAAGCCAATACCGATGTAACCATTGGAGTAACAGGTTTCAATCCCTACCGCACCTCCCAGTTTACCAACCGCGAACCCTGGCTAAAAGCAGGCATGAGTTTTGAAGCTGCTAGCAAGTACCTTGGTGCGATCGGTGTTAGTCTAAGAAGTCCAAATATCGTACTTGACCTGCGAATTCCTGAAAACAACCGTTATCAAGGAGAAGTTTTAGATCAAAATATTGCCGATTTCCTGGCTGGAAAAATTACCAGAGACGAAGCGGTAGAGAAAATTAATAATGGATGGGAAGAAATTACAAATAAAATGGGAAGAGAGAAGCAACGCGCTGCTTACCGAGCGTCCCTCGGCTTGAATCCATAA
- a CDS encoding TIGR04376 family protein, giving the protein MGLFDDFSRFLETRLEEFLRNNPHLELQALEEQLREQEEDTLRLIADLQRQEKKLQEEILATAQEIQRWHSRLEKAKAANRVDLAQAAQEREAALLRQGNQRWGQMQGCKERIAKSKELYRQIQVRRQEVRAKAAEAATAAAATATATATATTNQNDQRWDTKGWNQSSNYSSGNQSDLLEEKFKRWETDEEIEQLKRNMGR; this is encoded by the coding sequence ATGGGCTTATTCGACGATTTCAGCCGCTTTCTAGAAACACGATTAGAAGAGTTCTTGCGAAATAATCCGCATCTAGAGTTGCAGGCGCTAGAAGAACAATTACGGGAACAAGAAGAAGACACCTTGCGCCTTATTGCCGATCTGCAACGACAAGAAAAAAAGTTACAGGAAGAAATTCTGGCTACAGCTCAAGAAATCCAACGCTGGCACTCTCGTCTCGAAAAAGCTAAAGCCGCAAATAGAGTAGATTTAGCTCAAGCAGCTCAAGAACGAGAGGCTGCTCTACTGCGTCAAGGAAATCAACGCTGGGGTCAAATGCAAGGATGTAAAGAGCGCATTGCTAAATCCAAAGAACTTTATCGGCAAATCCAAGTGCGCCGTCAAGAAGTGCGGGCTAAAGCAGCGGAAGCAGCAACAGCAGCAGCAGCAACTGCAACTGCTACTGCGACTGCTACCACTAATCAAAACGATCAACGCTGGGATACTAAAGGTTGGAACCAAAGCAGTAATTATAGTTCCGGGAACCAATCCGATCTTTTAGAAGAAAAGTTTAAACGCTGGGAAACAGATGAGGAAATTGAGCAACTGAAGCGGAATATGGGAAGGTAA
- a CDS encoding NADPH-dependent FMN reductase, whose amino-acid sequence MVKIVGIGGSLRAGSHSQMALNAASDRATALGAEVEILDLRSLNLPFCNGEDNYPDYPDVERLRNAVKQADGLILATPEYHGSVSGVIKNALDLLSFEHLDGKVAGAISVLGGQSNNNALNDLRVILRWVHCWVIPEQVAIGQAWKVFSPDGKLLDEKLSQRFDQFTQSLVENTRKLRGVS is encoded by the coding sequence ATGGTTAAGATTGTTGGGATTGGCGGAAGTTTGCGAGCTGGCTCCCATAGCCAGATGGCTTTGAATGCGGCAAGCGATCGCGCGACGGCATTGGGCGCAGAAGTGGAGATATTGGATTTGCGATCGCTGAATCTCCCTTTTTGCAACGGCGAGGATAACTATCCTGACTACCCGGATGTAGAGCGGTTGCGGAATGCCGTTAAGCAGGCTGATGGTTTGATTTTGGCAACACCGGAGTATCACGGTAGCGTTAGCGGCGTGATTAAAAATGCGCTGGATTTATTGAGTTTTGAGCATTTGGACGGGAAAGTTGCGGGTGCAATCAGTGTTTTGGGCGGTCAGTCCAATAACAATGCTCTTAACGATCTGCGGGTAATTTTGAGATGGGTACACTGTTGGGTAATACCCGAACAGGTCGCGATCGGTCAAGCTTGGAAAGTTTTTAGTCCTGATGGCAAATTGTTGGATGAGAAGCTATCTCAACGCTTCGATCAATTCACCCAGAGTTTAGTAGAAAATACTCGCAAATTGCGGGGAGTTTCGTAG